The proteins below are encoded in one region of Glandiceps talaboti chromosome 17, keGlaTala1.1, whole genome shotgun sequence:
- the LOC144448264 gene encoding uncharacterized protein LOC144448264, protein MSDLGLSEVLPGFFLFLQSPYTAVTVMVVCFVIYDLCCRAVAQLTGHERTGGMSLSARQSTSDWFSVVGNLDDALLPELTVTHISDNLELRTPDDVIHDDILFWDDGPCNQKDQNRPTVLMFTWMSAKRRYINKYVDVYTSKGYDVLVVKMDPINLVWPSTGEAVAQQVLDYIEKRENSLIIHSFSVGGHIFGEMLHKMEKKPERYVGVRSRIVGQIFDSCTSATDSFHSICDAITQNLLLWFMLKSCAVFYFWMTQKYTVNHIKETMKALRLNPIKSPILMMYSSDDPIGSAAANEKIADSWKRDLGYNVQAKCWDSSPHVEHMRKHKAEYVDVLYNFLNTVQPLSESRDNN, encoded by the exons ATGTCGGATCTAGGGCTAAGTGAAGTCTTGCCTGGCTTTTTCCTTTTCCTGCAATCACCATACACCGCCGTTACAGTGATGGTGGTGTGTTTTGTCATTTATGATCTGTGCTGCCGAGCCGTCGCCCAACTGACAGGCCACGAAAGG ACTGGTGGTATGTCGTTGTCAGCTCGTCAGTCTACATCAGATTGGTTCAGTGTAGTTGGTAACCTTGACGACGCCTTGTTGCCAGAACTCACGGTTACTCACATTTCTGACAATTTGGAACTGAGAACGCCTGATGACGTCATCCATGATGACATCCTGTTCTGGGACGATGGCCCTTGCAACCAGAAAGACCAGAATCGTCCGACAGTTCTGATGTTTACCTGGATGTCGGCTAAACGTCGATACATCAATAAATATGTTGATGTATACACGTCGAAGGGATACGACGTCCTCGTCGTGAAAATGGACCCGATCAATCTTGTTTGGCCATCCACGGGAGAAGCAGTTGCGCAACAGGTACTGGATTACATTGAGAAACGCGAAAATTCCCTTATCATACATTCCTTCTCCGTTGGTGGGCACATCTTTGGAGAAATGCTTCACAAGATGGAGAAGAAACCTGAGCGATACGTCGGTGTTAGAAGTCGTATCGTTGGGCAAATATTCGACAGCTGTACGTCAGCTACGGACAGTTTTCATTCCATCTGCGACGCCATCACCCAGAATCTTCTGCTATGGTTCATGCTCAAGTCATGCGCAGTATTCTATTTTTGGATGACCCAAAAGTACACCGTCAACCATATCAAAGAAACCATGAAGGCTCTACGTCTGAACCCAATCAAGTCACCAATCTTGATGATGTATTCAAGCGACGATCCCATTGGTTCTGCCGCAGCCAATGAAAAGATAGCTGACAGTTGGAAGCGGGATCTTGGATACAACGTGCAGGCAAAGTGTTGGGACAGTTCACCACACGTTGAACATATGAGGAAACATAAGGCGGAATATGTCGATGTACTGTACAACTTTTTGAACACGGTGCAGCCACTCAGTGAGTCACGTGACAATAACTGA